CAATGGTGACGTTTTTCCCGTTGGCAAATCCAATATGAAGCCGTTCGCTCCCGTCGCACCGGATGGTCGACGCAGCTTCCCGACGAAGAATCTGAGCAAGGGAATTGGCGAATGGAATCACTACTACATTCGCGCGATCAACGGTGAAGTGCGTCTGTGGGTCAATGGCGAAGAAGTGTCGGGCGGATCGAACTGCGAACCGAATACAGGATACTTGTGCCTGGAATCCGAAGGAGCCCCGATCGAGTTCAAGGGCCTGCGAATTCGCGAACTGCCTTAACCGATTGTCTTGGCTCGGACACACTCGTCGCGCACTTGCTCTCTGACAACAAGTTCCCGCGAGTCGTCCGCAGGCTTGTTGGCCCTTTTGCAACGCGTTCGACGACTGGTGCGTTCAGATTGTGAACGTCACTAGTTTTGATAAGTCCAGCCGCCGACAACGTTGGGCGTGATGTAGCCAGTGGACAGATTGCTCCACTGGTTATTCGCCGGGCCGATGTAGGTATTCGGAGACATATAGCCACCCCATGTCGTAGGCGGTTGCGTACGATTGAATGACTGGAAGAGATCCAGATTCTGCGGCGGCTGCCTGAGATTGTTCCAGGTGTTGAACTGCGATCCGTTGTAGTTATTCGGGGACGTGTACTGTCCTTGCGAATAGTTCGCGTGCGTCATCGTATAGCCACCAGAGGGATTCTGCAGTTGTTGCAGAGTCGGTCGGACTGCCTGGTTGCCAGCCGTCTGCAGTGAGCTGCCGGCCGCAGTCGGATCGGAATGCGCGCCGTCGGCAGGCAAGACACCGGGAACTGTGCCCGTTGCCGATCGCTCCGCTCCGTCAGCGGTTGCCGCGGGATTGGACGCGTCTGGGGACCATTGCGTCTTGGCCACTAGGGACTGCTGGAACACAAACGTCACAGGCCGTCGTCGTTGCTGCGCGGCGGCAGGCACGACGCTGGAAATGACAAGCAGTCCGATGAACGTGACCAGGGTGAGTCGATGCATGAATGAACCTCCATGCCGCGCGGGCTGACTTTCTCTGAAGAGATCTGACAGTAGAATTCGGTTAAATCGTTGGCGTCTGTGTTCTGAACTCGAAGTTTCTTGGCGCTTCACACACGAGATCCTGCAATTCGTCGGTGTAACAGGATTTGTCGGCCTCGATCAGCTCCTCGATCGTAAAGAAGGTCTTCTCTGATGAACCAGCAGTTTTTGCCGAATCAGGTGGCACCAATTCGGCCTGTAATGTCCGCCGACCAGAATGAGATCTCTTTCTCGTTAGAGTTGATCCTCATGCACCATCTCTGCATGAAGGTCAAACGATGGAATTCTGCAGGTTATTACAACTGCGGTGCGCACCGATGACAACATTGTTGCCCTCGAATCGCTCCCGAAAATATCTCAACTGAGTCGGCGTTTCGGGACAGCAGTTCGGTTGAGTTCCGAAAGTCAGGTCGAGCTTCATAGGCGGTCATGGAAGACTCACTGTCGAGGATGCCCTTCAACATGATCGCGTCAAGTATCGGTTCACGGATCAGCGAGGGAGCGCGACGCACGCGCCGGTGGTCGAGTTGGAGCACCACCTTCTGTGCCGCGACGTTATCCATCTCGAATCTTCTCGCGGCCGACATTCCCGTCACAACGGTGAATGACTCGGGCGCAGGCTCGCTGCGTCAGGGATTATCCGTTGCGACATCGGGTGACCGATTGGTGTTCAATTCACTGCTCAACGGTTCAACCTTGACCGGCGGCAGCGCATTGTCGGTCAGCCAGCCTGTCACGCTATACGATCCGAACACGATCACCCTTACGGATTCACACGCCTACGTGCTGGCAAAGCCGATGTCCGTCGATTGGGCCGGAAGTTTCAGCCTAGGCGGAGTTCTGTCGGACGGAGTCACCTCGGGCAGTTTGATCAAGACCGGGACTGGAACTCTGGTCCTGGGTGGATCGAACACCTATACCGGCGGAACGATCTTCAATGGCGGAACACTTCGCCTCCTAAATGATCACGCTCTGGGGACAGGGACACTGTCCGTTCACAATCTCGTTGGCAGTACTTTTCTTGAGATGGCCGATGGTGTGAAGTTAGGCAACAACATCGACCTGCAATCGGAACTTGTCGTCAAGCAGAATGCGGGGACGACCGTTCGGATTGATGGAATCATCAGTGAAACCGGCGGCCCGCAAGACATCGGAACCTCTGGCACTGGGACACTGATCCTGAGTGGCGCTAACACGTTCTCCGGCGGAATCTATGTCAGCAATGACAGCACTATTCGCGCGGAAAACAGTTCCGCTCTTGGTACCGGACAAGTGACGGTTGCAGGGGCATTGACGCTAGACCTCGCCAATGGAATCAACGTCGGAAATCACCTGCATCTGGGCAATAACTTCACGGCGAATGTGAATACAGGCAGTGCGACCTTGAGTGGCCTGATTGATGAGATCGCCACCAGCCGCCTGACGAAAACCGGCGATGGAACATTGATTCTGTCGGGAAACAGTAATTCCTACACAGGGACGACGACGGTCAACGCGGGGGATTTGCAAGTTCAAGGATCGATTGTTTCCGACGTTCTGATTGCGAACATCTCGTCGACACTGTCCGGTGCAGGGCAAGTCGGCAACGTGACGAACGACGGATTCATTCGCCCGGGCAATTCTGGCGTCGGAAATCTGACAGTGAATGGCAACTTCACGCAGAATGCCGGAGGTACGACCGAGATTGAAATCAATTCGGCGGGAAATACCCCTGGTGTCAACAACGACCACCTGACCGTCACGGGACAGGCGAATCTTGGAGGAACGCTGAATGTCGTTGCGGTCGGTGGGGGCGTCTTCCAGTCAGGTACGAACTTCACCATTTTGAATTCGACGGGCGTCGTCAATGGTCAGTACACCCAGGTGACCGACAATCTGTCGATGTTTGGTCTAGTCCTAAGCTACAACGCGAATGACGTCGTGATGCAGTTGGTACAGACTTCGACGTTCGCCGGAACGGGTCGCACCACAAATGAAGTCTCTGTTGGAACGGCGCTCGACAACATCACGCTGACTTCGTCAGGTGATTTGTTCACGATGATCAATACCCTTGGAGCACAATCATCGGATCAGCAGCAGCGGTCGATGGATCAGCTTAGCGGTTCCATTTATGGCAGCACGCAGACGATTGGCCTGCAGGTCGGTGATCAGTTTTTGCAGCGGATCATTACCCGGCTCGTCAGCAACGGAACATTTCTCGCAAGTGTACCCGCAGGAGTAACGACGGCAGATTCGGGTGTTCGAGGTCAATTGGCCAACGACTCGATCAATGGCTGGATTCAGGGATATGGAGTTGGCGGCAGTCTACGAACCGACGGCAACGGTGCCGGCGTTCGCTATAGCCAGGGTGGTGGACTGTACGGGGTTGATCTGGGGCAGGACGAGACGGGCGTGATCGGGATCGTCGGCGGAAACTCGTACGTTGGCTATCACGACGGATACGATAGTAAGGGGCAATTGACCGCCTACCAAGTCGGCCTGTACGCCTTGAAACACAACGATCTCGCCTATGTCTTGGGAACGGCGAACTATGGATACAACGACTATGTGTCCAATCGAACGGTGAACGTCGGCGGGATCGATCAATTTCTGCGTGGAACGTTTGGCGGAAACCAATTTGGAGCCTATGCCGAAACAGGATTGAAGTTGCACGCAGGTTGGTTCCATCTGCAACCGCTATTGGGCCTTCAGTATCTTTATCTGTCGCAACAAGGCTTTAGTGAATCGGGAGGCCCCGCGGCACTCAACGTTGCCGGCGCCCAAGCCAATTCGTTGCGAACAAGTTTGGGTGGACGACTTGTCGTCGATCGTCTGACGGGCCCTTGGGGTTCGGTCTGGACACCCTACTGGCACACTCGTTGGGTCTCTGAAGTGCTGGACGACGATCGCATCATCACGGCGTCGTTCAATGGAGCCCCGATCGGCGGGGCGTTCACATCCCACGGAACGAAGCTTGGCCAGAACTATGGCGTGTTTGGCAAAGGAGTGGCAGTACAATTGTCGGATCAATGGGCCATGTACGGAAACTTTGACGTGATGTTCGGCGGCCGACTCTACACGGAAACCGGCAGCCTGGGCGCAGTGTATTCGTTCTAATCCCGCGACCTGCTTGAGTCATGACAGGTTTACGAGCGTCGTCCCCAGGCTCGTTGGCCTGATTGTATTGCGATTTCCTCGATGCCAAGTTCCCGCTTGGCATCGCCTCTTGCGACCTTGCCGCTATTGACCTTTCAACAGGTCGACGACCGCTGCCGCCATGGCGGTGACCCCGGTCGTGATGGTTTCGCGAGGATCGGGGTAATACAGCGGTGAATGAAGCGAAGGCGGCATCTTTCCCTTTGCCTTCATTTCGGCCAGACGTTCTCCATTGATCGACCCCAACCGGAACATAAAGATCGGAACTCCGGCCAGTCCGTATTGTGAAAAGTCTTCACCGCCCATCGACGGTTCGACGGGAATCACTTGCTCGTCACCCAGCACGCGACGAAATGAGGGCACAACCCGCTCAACCAGGTCGGCATCATTCTTCGTGGCAGGCGTTGAGTCCGAGAATTCGACGACGGGTTCCGGCGCGCCGGAACTCATTGCAACCGCCTTCGCCTTCCGCTTGATCCCTTCCGTGAGCAACTCGCGAACCTCGGGCGAATAGCTTCTGACCGTCAGTTGCAGCCGGCACGAGTCGCCAATGATGTTGTGCTTGGTGCCCCCGTGAATCGAACCGACAGTAATGACCGCCGGCTCAAAGGGATTGTTCTCACGGCTGATCAACGTTTGCAGGTCGACGATCAAATGCGCGGCTTGAACGATCGGATCGACCGTCGTTTGCGGGAAGGCTCCATGACCGCCCTTGCCCTTGATCAAAATGTCGACACTATCGACGTTTGCGAGGAAATATCCGGCCTTGTAACCAACCTTGCCCGTCGGCATGTTCGAATCCACATGCAACGCTAAGGCGTACTTCGGTCTTGGAAATCGAGTGAACAAGCCATCCTTCAGCATCGCCTCGGCCCCGCCGACGGTCTCTTCGGCAGGCTGCCCGACGAACATGACGGTGCCGTGCCAGCGATCCTTGTGAGCGGCCAGATAGCGGGCGACACCAATTTGACAGGTCATATGGATGTCGTGTCCACAGGCATGCATCACCCCGACATCGTTCCCCTTGGGATCTTTCGCAACAACTTTTGATGCATACGGCAGGCCGGTCACTTCGGTCACCGGCAATGCATCCAGATCTGTGCGAATCATGACAACTGGACCGTCACCATTCTTTAACAAGCCGACGACACCAAGTCGCCCAACTCCTTCGGTGACGTCGATTCCCAGCGATTTCAGTTCAACGGCTAACTTGGCTGCCGTTCGCTCTTCACGGAACGACAGTTCAGGGTTTGTGTGAAAGTCGCGGTAGATCGTGACCAGACGATCGACTTCCCGATTGGTCCAAGGCGAGATCTCATTCTCGGCGTGAACAAAGAAAGGGAAAAACAGCAGTGCGATCAAGCAGAATCCCGTGATGAATCGGTCTTGCATGCGCGTACTCTCCAAGAAGTCAGGACGTTGTCACGGCGAGGCTTCAGTGTCATCGCTCACGGCTCCGGGGGGGCCGCCCCACGAACGATCGAACGACAACTTTCGATCGGATTTCAAGGAGCGTCCTGGCCGCGTTTCCAATCGGCAATCCACAATTGACTTGTTCCGTCGGGCGTGCGAGTCGACGTCCACATCAACGATTTCCCATTGGGGCTGAAGACGGGCAGAACATCTTGCGCGGTGCTGTGCGTAATCTGCGTCACGGCACCGCCCTTGAACGAATCTCGCTGAATCTCGACTTCCATCGTGAACAGATGAAAGGGTGCGTTCTGTGGGCCCTTGCTATAGTCGGCCCCGGACCAGATCAGGTATTTGCCACTCGGATGGAAGTACGGGCACCAGTTGACTTGCTCGAGATTGTCCGTCAGTTGGACTTCGGTTTTCCCATCGACCGAAATTGCGAACAATTGCAGCATATGCTCCTTCTGGCGATCCGAGCGAAAAACAATCCACTGATTGTCGGGCGAGAAAAACGGGCCGCCGTCGTAGCCGGGATGATCGGTCAACTGACGGACGTTTGAGCCGTCGGCATCCATAACGTACAGATCCGGATCGCCATCACGCATGGACGTGAAGACGATCTGCTTCCCATCCGATGAATAACTTCCCTCAGCGTCATATCCCGGTGAATCCGTCAGACGCGTCATCCCTGTTCCGTCAAAGTTGACAACATACAAATCCATATGCGGGTCAAAATCCCACAGATAGCGTCTTCGGCCCCCCTTGGCCGCTTCTTCACGCGCTTTTAACTCGGTCTGATCGATGCTCGGATCGGTATGACTGGAGGCGAATAGAATTTTCTTTCCGTCGGGAGAAAAGTAGGCACAGGTCGTTCGTCCGCGTCCGGTGCTGACGAGTCGGGGCGTCTTCTCGTCGAGCTTCTGCACATAGATCTGATAGAACGGATAGCCGATCGGATAGGCCTGATACACGATCCATTTGCCATCCGCCGAGAAATACCCTTCTCCCGCACGTGGCAACCCCGACGTCACTTGGCGGATATTGGACATGTATTGCATCTCGGCCGCGTCATCCGTCACCGTTGGCGGAGCGCTCAAAAGCGCGAAGATCAAAGCACTCAGCATCGAATCAATCCCTTCATGTCATCAGACAGCGTACAGCGTCGGTCAGCGGCAGGTTCCACACCGGCGCTCAAATCACAGAGCGAAGTCGAGAGTCGGGCCCGTGACAGGATTACCGCATCAGTCCGTTCAAAGACGAATCTGATTCTAAGTCGCGTCAACAAAGAGTCCAGGATGCGGAACAGCCTGTCAGAGAGATCGCGAGCAAGTGAGATCTCCGGATCAAGTCAGGAATTCGGTGGCAACGGCCTCACGCCAACTGCAACTCGAATTCCGTTTCGTCGACTTGGACGCAAAATTTCGGCGGATTTCGAGTCGCATTTTTCGAATCAGAGACTTCAATTGTCGTGACAACGATGCGCCGACATTTGACTTCGTGATTGGCCGTTTCGGATGATAGTCGCCAGTCAACGTTCAAACTTGCCGCGTAGTCTCGGTCACACAGAAAAGACTTCTTGTCGAATTCCCAATCTCACTGGAAAGGCACGACCATGAATCCAACGAAGAACGATATGGCCCTCGCGCAGCGCACGGCCGTGACTCAACTGCTCAACAACCGACTCGCCGACTTGATCGATCTGCAACTGCAGACAAAGCAGGCACATTGGAATGTCAAAGGTCCGACCTTCATCGCGCTGCACGAACTGTTCGATAGCGTTGCGGAAGAAATCGAGGACTTCGTCGACGACGTGGCCGAGCGAATTGTGGCCTTGGGCGGGATCGCGGAAGGGACACTGGCTGCAGTGTCGAAGCGAACAACCATTAGCCCCTATTCATTGACCTTGACCAGCGGACGCGATCACGTCGACGCCCTGTCGACGGCGATCGCCACGGTCGGCAAAGCCGTGCGCGCCGCGATTGATCAATCAAACGAACTCGGCGATGCCGACACGGCGGACTTGTTCACCGGCATCTCCCGTGACCTCGACAAGAAGCTGTGGTTCGTGGAATCACAGCTGCAGGGCGACAAGTAAGCCTGCTCGAAAACTCGCATCCGGCTCAATTGCTGATCCGTAACAGGTCCCGCCAAAAAAGGCCGGACCTGTTTTCATTGATCATCTGCCGCTTTGGACCGTCGAACGAGGCGGCACGATGCCACTTGTTCCGACATCCCGAAGCGCGATGAAGCAGCAGATCGACACCCTGGAATGCGGATGCCGATCGATCAACCCGACTTTCGGAAACATGAAATCACAATCACTGAACAGAACAAAGAGTGACGGTACACACTTCCATTGCAACTCGTTGGGATCGCCCCTCGCGACCGCAAATCATGGAATCATCGATTCCTATTTTTCAGGATATTTGCGCGTGTTCTGTCGAGGCGACGACAGGTTGCCCTTCAGTCATTTCAACTGAGAGCACATGTTCAGGCCATTGAAGCGGCGAATGCCTCGACGCGTTTCGCCTTCCTGAAGCGTGAGGTACCGTGTCGGACTGGTATTCATCGAGGGTGTCCGTTCGCCGGAATGCAAAATGCTTTTCCGTTGAATCCCCTTGGCCCAGATCGCTGTCGATCTCCCGCCGACTTCTCTCGCCTTCGTTTTTTGTGAAGGACCTCCGTATGAGGCCTACGAATTTCTCCCTATGAAATGACTCACAATCCCATGACTGTCACACAACTCGGGGCGAAGTGTGAGAGTTGCCGACCTTCTAGCACGATTCACACCCTGCCCACACGTACATCAGAAACAACTCCTACGCGACTTCCTTAACTTTGTAGCATGAACTAGGTCATTCTCACTAAAGAGGTGAACACGTTGATATCGTAGTTCACTTCCATGAATACATACGACGATAATCTGTAACTTCAGTAACTCACGATTCACTAAGATTTTTGGTTCGTCACCAGTTTCTGTGGGTGAGTAAGGATCGTTTGAAGATGAGCTGTGCTCAGGTTCGGCAAAAGGGTGTCGCCCCTTCCGCCATCGCCTTCGATCGCCACTGCAGGTGTGAGGGCGATGCGAAGGCGATGGCGGAAGGGGCTGAGCGAATCCTTTGATAGAAGGAATGCATCCTGTGATCCAGCGGTTACGATTTGAGTTACCACACTTAAAACGTCACCGGGACACACAGGATGCAATTGAAAACGATCCTCAACCACGTCGAGAAACACAAGTCATTTGTCTATGGAACCATCGCATTTTGCGGGAAAGGAGACGATTTGGCGATCGAGGTCAGTATTCAGAGCCGCCGAAACAGTCGCCCGATCTGCTCAGGTTGTGGTCGTCCAGGTCCACAATACGATCGCTTGAAGCCCCGTCGATTCGAGTTTGTTCNNNNNNNNNNNNNNNNNNNNNNNNNNNNNNNNNNNNNNNNNNNNNNNNNNNNNNNNNNNNNNNNNNNNNNNNNNNNNNNNNNNNNNNNNNNNNNNNNNNNNNNNNNNNNNNNNNNNNNNNNNNNNNNNNNNNNNNNNNNNNNNNNNNNNNNNNNNNNNNNNNNNNNNNNNNNNNNNNNNNNNNNNNNNNNNNNNNNNNNNNNNNNNNNNNNNNNNNNNNNNNNNNNNNNNNNNNNNNNNNNNNNNNNNNNNNNNNNNNNNNNNNNNNNNNNNNNNNNNNNNNNNNNNNNNNNNNNNNNNNNNNNNNNNNNNNNNNNNNNNNNNNNNNNNNNNNNNNNTCCA
This genomic interval from Schlesneria paludicola DSM 18645 contains the following:
- a CDS encoding autotransporter outer membrane beta-barrel domain-containing protein, producing the protein MIASSIGSRISEGARRTRRWSSWSTTFCAATLSISNLLAADIPVTTVNDSGAGSLRQGLSVATSGDRLVFNSLLNGSTLTGGSALSVSQPVTLYDPNTITLTDSHAYVLAKPMSVDWAGSFSLGGVLSDGVTSGSLIKTGTGTLVLGGSNTYTGGTIFNGGTLRLLNDHALGTGTLSVHNLVGSTFLEMADGVKLGNNIDLQSELVVKQNAGTTVRIDGIISETGGPQDIGTSGTGTLILSGANTFSGGIYVSNDSTIRAENSSALGTGQVTVAGALTLDLANGINVGNHLHLGNNFTANVNTGSATLSGLIDEIATSRLTKTGDGTLILSGNSNSYTGTTTVNAGDLQVQGSIVSDVLIANISSTLSGAGQVGNVTNDGFIRPGNSGVGNLTVNGNFTQNAGGTTEIEINSAGNTPGVNNDHLTVTGQANLGGTLNVVAVGGGVFQSGTNFTILNSTGVVNGQYTQVTDNLSMFGLVLSYNANDVVMQLVQTSTFAGTGRTTNEVSVGTALDNITLTSSGDLFTMINTLGAQSSDQQQRSMDQLSGSIYGSTQTIGLQVGDQFLQRIITRLVSNGTFLASVPAGVTTADSGVRGQLANDSINGWIQGYGVGGSLRTDGNGAGVRYSQGGGLYGVDLGQDETGVIGIVGGNSYVGYHDGYDSKGQLTAYQVGLYALKHNDLAYVLGTANYGYNDYVSNRTVNVGGIDQFLRGTFGGNQFGAYAETGLKLHAGWFHLQPLLGLQYLYLSQQGFSESGGPAALNVAGAQANSLRTSLGGRLVVDRLTGPWGSVWTPYWHTRWVSEVLDDDRIITASFNGAPIGGAFTSHGTKLGQNYGVFGKGVAVQLSDQWAMYGNFDVMFGGRLYTETGSLGAVYSF
- a CDS encoding amidohydrolase, with the translated sequence MQDRFITGFCLIALLFFPFFVHAENEISPWTNREVDRLVTIYRDFHTNPELSFREERTAAKLAVELKSLGIDVTEGVGRLGVVGLLKNGDGPVVMIRTDLDALPVTEVTGLPYASKVVAKDPKGNDVGVMHACGHDIHMTCQIGVARYLAAHKDRWHGTVMFVGQPAEETVGGAEAMLKDGLFTRFPRPKYALALHVDSNMPTGKVGYKAGYFLANVDSVDILIKGKGGHGAFPQTTVDPIVQAAHLIVDLQTLISRENNPFEPAVITVGSIHGGTKHNIIGDSCRLQLTVRSYSPEVRELLTEGIKRKAKAVAMSSGAPEPVVEFSDSTPATKNDADLVERVVPSFRRVLGDEQVIPVEPSMGGEDFSQYGLAGVPIFMFRLGSINGERLAEMKAKGKMPPSLHSPLYYPDPRETITTGVTAMAAAVVDLLKGQ
- a CDS encoding PD40 domain-containing protein, translating into MLSALIFALLSAPPTVTDDAAEMQYMSNIRQVTSGLPRAGEGYFSADGKWIVYQAYPIGYPFYQIYVQKLDEKTPRLVSTGRGRTTCAYFSPDGKKILFASSHTDPSIDQTELKAREEAAKGGRRRYLWDFDPHMDLYVVNFDGTGMTRLTDSPGYDAEGSYSSDGKQIVFTSMRDGDPDLYVMDADGSNVRQLTDHPGYDGGPFFSPDNQWIVFRSDRQKEHMLQLFAISVDGKTEVQLTDNLEQVNWCPYFHPSGKYLIWSGADYSKGPQNAPFHLFTMEVEIQRDSFKGGAVTQITHSTAQDVLPVFSPNGKSLMWTSTRTPDGTSQLWIADWKRGQDAP
- the dps gene encoding DNA starvation/stationary phase protection protein Dps; this encodes MSNSQSHWKGTTMNPTKNDMALAQRTAVTQLLNNRLADLIDLQLQTKQAHWNVKGPTFIALHELFDSVAEEIEDFVDDVAERIVALGGIAEGTLAAVSKRTTISPYSLTLTSGRDHVDALSTAIATVGKAVRAAIDQSNELGDADTADLFTGISRDLDKKLWFVESQLQGDK